From Spiroplasma monobiae MQ-1, a single genomic window includes:
- a CDS encoding lipoprotein — protein MKKILTLLSAVSLTATASASVVACGGGDGGGTIEPPTTNIYKVDEVFIEREIEEISVDYNPHNDSWMRSLYVSMNNRLIDMNYDNNKSKIGKVAKRQDMRNTLNTLPNYYSQNKNNENYEKLSELSEGLKDGENLISNFKFKMIFNHSDIMSANKDKEWEVASKQITEKMDEGTIVVSIKELKIIK, from the coding sequence ATGAAAAAAATATTAACATTATTATCTGCTGTGTCATTAACAGCAACAGCATCTGCAAGCGTAGTTGCTTGTGGTGGCGGAGATGGTGGTGGAACAATTGAACCACCAACAACAAATATCTATAAAGTAGATGAAGTTTTTATAGAGAGAGAAATTGAAGAAATTAGTGTTGATTACAACCCGCACAACGATTCTTGAATGCGCTCACTATATGTTTCAATGAATAATAGACTTATAGACATGAATTACGATAACAACAAATCTAAGATTGGTAAAGTTGCAAAAAGACAAGATATGAGAAATACTTTAAATACTTTACCGAATTATTATTCACAAAATAAAAATAATGAAAATTATGAAAAATTATCTGAATTAAGCGAAGGACTTAAAGATGGTGAAAATTTAATTTCAAATTTCAAATTTAAAATGATCTTTAATCATTCCGATATTATGAGTGCAAATAAAGATAAAGAATGAGAGGTTGCCTCAAAACAAATTACAGAAAAAATGGATGAAGGAACAATAGTTGTTTCTATTAAAGAACTAAAAATAATTAAATAA